The DNA sequence AAGGACCACAGCTTCATCTTCTTCAGGTGCTCCGCCATCCGGATCTGCCCTGCGTCCATCCGCACCTCCACCGGCCCCGTCTGCAGCGCCTCGCCCGAATCCCCTTCCCGAAAATCCACGGCGAACATGCCGTAGGTGCGCAGGGGGACGATCTCCCCCTCGGCGTTGGCGAAGCTCAGGTCGCTGGAGGCGGCCCCGGCCGTGGCGATGTCCCTGGGGTCCAGGAAGGTGACGCTGGCTTTGACGGTGCCGCTGAAAACCTCCCCGGAGGGACGGAGGAAGGCGCCGGCGGGGATGACGAGCTCCCCGACGGGCTCCTGGCCGCCCACCTCGCCCAGCGGGATGGCGTTGGTCCGGCCGGCGTCCAGCTCCACCGGCTCCTTCTTCCTCATCATCTTCACCTCCTGGTAAACCGCCCCGCCCCGGCTGTTGAAGGGCAGCACCTTGACGGCGTCCACGAAGCGCTGCTGCCGGTCCACGAAGCGAGCCACCAGGCGCTGCGTGTCCGGCGGCACCTCGATGGTGAAGGAGCCCTGGTAGCCGGTGAAGCCgattttcttcctccccaggaAGATCTGCCCGAAGCGCAGGGGCTCCCCGGTGTCGGCCGCCGTCACCCGTCCCTGCACCAGGACGCGGGGCTGGGCGCAAGGCCCGCAGCCGCATTCGGCCACCACCTTGATGGGCAGGACGGAGCCGCCGCACTGGATCTCCCGCACCTCCATGCGCCGCACGCCGCAGCAGCGCCGCGCGCCCGCCCCGCACCGCTTCCCATCAGCCGGGCTCCCGGCGCACGGTGCCGGCGGGCAGTGCCCCACGTCGTAGTACCGGGAGCTCTTGGCGTCCTGCCGGCACTCGGCGGGCAGCTCGATGAGGTTGGGCTCCGGCTTCGGgttgcagctctgctggccctGGGCTGGGGAAGACAGACAAATTTAGGGACCTCATCTCATGGAGATGCCACCAACAAAGCCCATCCCATGCTCCTGGGAATGCTGCAATGCCCTAGAACCTTTGCCCTCCCCACAAAGACCCCCGTGCCCACCCACCCAGCACGGTGAGCTGCGCCGGTGCCGATCTGATGGCGCCCGCCTCGGTGCTGGCCTTGCAGTGGTAGGTGCCAGCCTGCTCCGGCACCAGCGCCCGCAGCGCCAGGCGGCTGCCGTACTTGTGCACCTTCCTGTCCAGCAGCGTCCCGTTGTGGTACctgcggggacggggacacggtGAGCGGGGACGCGGTGGGTGACCCCCTGCCCCCCCGCCCACACCCACTCACCAGTAGTACTTCTTGGGCACCGGGGTGCCCGAGGCTTTGCAGCAGAAGGTCACCTCCTGCCCGGCCACCCGCACCTTTGGCTTGGGGTGCAGCACCATGTAGGGCTTCTCTGCGGGAGAAGGGACCAGAGGGTGCAGCCAGCCGTGGTGACCCCTTCCCCGCTCCTTAACCCCCCCCCATTATGACCCCGAGGGGGTCACAGCACAGCCCCCGGTGCCGCGGTGCTCACCCAGCTTCTGCAGCGTCACGCGTGCCACCGACACGCCGGAGCCGTTGGAGATGACGGGTGCCAGTCCCGGGACGAAGCCATCGCGGTGGGCACTGACGTTGGCGGCGGTGCCCTCGCACACCCCGGCCACGTGGAAGTTGCCACGGGTGTCACTGCGGGCCACCAGCACCGGCGGGCGGCCCTCCAGGTAGATGCGGGCACCGGGCAGCGCCGCGCCGGCGGCGGAGACGACGGTGCCCTGCAGGGTGTGCTCGGGGCAGGCTGCGGGACGGCACGGCGCTGAGACCCCGGGGTCACCACCACCAGTGGGGTCagcagtgtccccatgtccccaaggaCAGGTACCTGGGCAGGGCGAGGGGGGGCACTTCTGCACCTCGGCGGGGCGCCCGGCGCACAGCAGCTTCTTGGCGTTCTTACAGCTCCGGCGGCGGACGCGCGTCCCGGCGCTGCCGCAGCTGCGGGAGCAGGGCCCCCACGCCCCCCACTCCGTCCACGTGGGCTCTGCAGGGAGATGCCGGGTGGGCATCGGGCACCGCACTCCCCCCACCCAGGAAGGGGGCACGGCACAGGGGAtaatgctgcagagctgcagcaggtggaAAAGGGGACGCAGGCACCATGGGGTCCCCACCCCACAGGTCTCCATCCAGCCTCCCGTGCCCCATCCAGCCCCCGGCTCGGCCCTGCACGCCCCTGCCAAGCTATTTTTACAAGCTCAGCCTCTGTTATTGCAATTAAGCTGACGAGGTGCAGGCGGGGGCACATCGCCCGGGGAGCTGCCGCGTCGGCGCGGGGGCAGCCGCTGCACGGCTGAGGCCCCATGGGACAGCCCGTGCCCCCGCGCGGGGGCTCGGAGCTGAGCCGGAGCCGGCCGGCGAGCAGAGCGAAGCGCAAAAAAACCTTCGCCAGCAAAGCCAGGACGGGAGACCGCAGCCCAGCGCCGACATTCCTGCGGCCGGGGAAGGGCCGGCGCTTGGCTCCGCCGCCGTCTCCTCTCCGTCTCTTTAGGAACAGGGTGGGGAGGCTGCAGGTGGGAGCCAGAGGGAGCgcggggagggcgggggggTCCCTACCTGGGCAGGGGCCGGCGCTGCACGCCCGCCTCTCCACCGCCTTGCCCTTGCACTTGAGCTCCTTCAGCGCGGCCACCACCTGCGCGTTGACGCAGCGGCGCTGGCGGGTCTGGGTGCCGCTGCTGCCGCAGGCGCTCCGCGAGCAGGGGCTCCAGGAGGACCAGTGAGACCAGTAGATGTGCTCTGGGAGGGCAGAGGTGGTCGGTGAAGGGGGAGGCTCGTGGGAACCCATCACCGTGGGACCAGCCCGTGCCCAGCTCCATCGTTATTTCGCCCCCGGGGTGGTGTCCCTCACCATCTccagctggggacagcgggCACGGACCCCCCTCCCCAAGAGGTGGCAGCGGGGTTTGGGGACCAGCACTCACCCAGCGGGCAGAGGAAGCGGATGTGGTAGTTGGAGCAGGTCTTGCCCTGCGGCTGCTCCTTGTTGACGCACCGAAAGCCCTTCTTGGGGCTGAAGTGCACGACTTCACCCACGTCCTCGGGCAGCTCCCACTCGGTGGTGCGGGCCTGGATGGCCACGGGCCGCTCGCACACGCGCCCGCGGTAGTAGAAGCGGATGGCCTCCAGGCTCTCGTAGTCCCCGTCCCCCCCGGGGTGGTCGATGTTGAACCACGATGTCCACTCAGCCCCTCCACCTGGGACAGAGCCACCCGTGAGCACGTGGCTGGGGTGCATCCTCTGCCCCTAAAAGCATCATTGTGGCCCCGGGTGCCAccggggctggggaaggggcaccctggggacagctcctggggacagctggggggctgtgagggCAGTGGACCAAAGCACATGGGATTGAGAGCACCGGGTGCTGTGGCATGGGAAGCGTGGGGAGCACAGGGCGGCCACCACATCCCTGCTGCGAGAGCCCCAGGGGACACCACTGTGGGATCCTggtgtccctgctgtccccggGGGAAGGTGTCATCTAGCAGGCTGGCACCGGGGGCCATGGTTCCATGTAGCCCCTTTGGATTGCAGGGGAGAGGTGtcccagagcagctccagctctgtccccagcagcacagTGTCCCGTGGGTCCCCAGTGGTGTGGCATCCCATGGGGGCTCGGGGACAGCCCCGCAGTGGCCATACCTGCTGTGTCCAGGTCGAGGTctgccaggctgggggctgctttCCAGGGCTTCCCCGGTGCGCCGCTCTTGCCCGGCTCCGAGTCGTTCTCCAGGGACTCTGGGGGAGGCACAGGGTGAGAGCCCCCGGCACCGGCTCGCCCCCATCCCCAGGACCCTCACCAAGCCCTAAACACCGATGTCACGCTGCGAGTGACATCCCTGGCCGGGCACGGGGATCGTGCAGGGCTCGGGGCAgggtttggtggtggtggagcaGAGGCTGCCAGCCTGAAAACGCTGCCTGCCAGCTCCCCGCTGCCCCAGGGGAGACACGGCGGGGAGGGCGAGGAGCTGCAGCACGATCAGCCCCCAGCAACCAAACTGGGACACAGCAGGAAATTGGGCTGCAAATCCCCCAGGGCAGGCTGAGCCGGGCATCGCAGGTGCTGCACGGAAGCAGCCGGCACAGGGGGGGCTCGCTGCCCGCCCCAGCTCCCCCAAAGAGTTCACCCCAGGACACCGGGGCTTTCTGGGGGCAGCCCTGCCCCGATCCTGGGTGTGGTGAGCGGGGTTTCGGCCGTGCAATGAGCACATGGAGCTGGGACGGACAGAAGGATGCTCCCCGGAGAGGAGCTGGATGCCTGGGGCTGTGCCATGAACGGGATGAGCCAATGTCCCTATAACAGCCCAGGGAGGTTTGTGGCCAGCCGATGGGTCCCAGGGGTGTCCATCATTTAGGGCAGGATGTGTCCGAGCCCCCCTGACAGCACTTCCAGGTGGGGTTTCCCACACAGGTTCAGCCACCAGCACCGGACCAGGCAGCACCGGTGGGGACACTGCACCGGGCACGTCCCCATCCCTCCGGTGTCACAGCCCCGGGGAAGGTGAAGCTCCCGAGCGGGGCAGAAAAAAGCCCCGAGCATCCTCCAAGCAGACACAGGAGGGACATTCCCCAGCTGCTGTCACAAATTTCTGTCCCCAGCAAACATCTGCCGATCCCTGGTgctgccgtcctgccccacagcgctgccggcagcccccagccccacgccgcAGCGTGATGGAGATGAGAAATTTTTCCTGGAGGGGGTCCCTGAGACGTCGTTAAAAATGCCGAAATCTTACCTGGCGCCCCGGCGCAGCGAAGGGCAGCGAGAGCCAGGAGAGCCAGCGGCAGCTCCCCCATGGCTGCCCACGCCGCAGCCGCTCCTCTCCGCAACTGCGAGCGCGGCCGCCCCGCAGGTCTATATAGGAGGGCTTTCCCCCTCGCgccagcagacagcagaaatCGGATCCTGGCACTCGGGGCCGGCAGCTCCGCCGGGGCTGGCTCGGTGTCAAGAGGGAAGCGGGAAGGAGCCCTCCCCGCGAGCCGGCCGCGCGCTGCCACTCGCCGCTCCAGCCCGGTAAACTCGAGGGCTTGTTTTTTGCAAAGCTGCTAAAATTGGATGCGCTTGGGAATGCggctgggagggaagggaaaaagccCAGAAAGCCCTTCCTCTGAGCTCATGCGGTCGGCGCCGGGGTGCCAACCCTCCCCTGGCACCGGTGGGCGCCCGCGCCGTGACCTGGGCCACGTGTGAGCGCCCCGCCAGCGAGCTGAGACCACACAGAGCTCAGGGCACCCATGGCCCCGTTGGATCCTTGATAGAAGGGGTGAAGGAACCAAGGAGGGGCTGAGCGGGGAGCCCAGCGCTGCCCCAAATCGTGGTTAGATGTGGTTGGGCACCGCAGCCCTGCTGGCCCCATCCCTGAGATGTGCTCCCCAAAAACCAAGGCTGATGTAGGGCACGGGGTTCCCGGCACCGGGGGCTGCACTGTTGGGGATCCAGGTCCCTGGTGACATTTTGGGGCTGAGGACACCTCTCCCCCAGCTGCTAGGACACACGGGGACAGTCCCAGTGCTGCCTCGTCACTGCCCTCCCCATTAATTAACCCCTGGGGTCGCTCAGCCCGGCACCGTGGGGTgacggggacggggaccggCTCCTTCCCCATCACCATGGGGACAACGCGGCTGTGCCAGGGACCCCTCGGCCACCCTTGGGAGCCCACCGAAACTCGTCCCAGGTCCCCAGGCAGACACTGAGCACGGCGAGGAGCTGCCAGCCCTTTATTGCCGGGGCTCACAGGGGCACCACGCACTCCGTGCCGGGGTACTCGGGCGGGTTGAGCTCGAACTTCTTCTGCACGTCGTAGGGCACGAAGCGGCCGGCCACGAAGTGCTGGCGGCCCAGGAAGCGGCGGGCGCACTGCTTGGGGGCCATCAGGGACACCAGGACGTCGGGGCTGATCCCGCTGCTGCTCCCGGCCTCCACGTCCCACCCTGTGGAGAGACAACGGGGAAAGGGGTCAGGGGGTGGCCAAGGGGGGCAGCGAACCTGCGCTCTGGTGGAGGATGCTGCGAGGTGGTGGAgatgaggggctggggggtgtgGAGCCCCCCCCAGAACCCGGCACCACGGCTGCCCTGCATGGCTCTGGCCTCATCCTGCCTCTGCACCGTCCCTGGCAGGGcgcagggttttttttggtggggatTCACCAGCTGCCGTGTCGAGAGCTTCTGTTTGCTCCTCCGGCAGCGGCTGCGGCGGAgagaggcgggggggggggggatgaagGGGGGGTGATGGCAATTCCAGGCCTGGCCACCAGACACCCGGGTGTTTTCAAATTACATCATGTCTCAGTTCGGGGAGTTTGTTATTTATTGGAGATGCCCTGAATGCATCCTCAGAGAGCCGCCGCCAGCCCTCGCTGCTGGCAAACCGCGGGGACGCTGCCAagccgggggcagcggggggtccccggggctgTCCCCGCGCTGGGGGGGGTGACACCGGGGGTGGGCAGGGTGACAAATCCAGGCTGGGGGGATCCCGTCTCGAGCGTGGGGCCGGACCTGAGGGCACGTCCAGGCTGACGATGGGGATGCGGACGTGCTTCAGGGTGGCGAGGATGCCGGCGCAGGGCCCCCTCCCCTCGCCCAGCTCCGCCTCGGCGCCCAGCACCGCGTCCACCACGGCGTTGTAGGCATCGTTGATCAgctgcacctggggggggggacagacatcaggcagctgggggggtccccaagccCCCCTACCCATCCCCGGAGCATAGGAACGGTGCCAACGGGGGCATCCCTTTCCCCTCCATCACTGGATGCGCGCAGCaagtggtgaaaaaaataaatcctcccccccccccctagtTAAAGACAGAGGGATGCAACGGGCTGGAAACGCAGCGCGCAGCCCGGCCAGGACAGCGATTTCAGGTCACATTCCTCCGAGGGAGCCCGACGCTTCCAACAACAACAGAGCCGGGGGCTCGGGGAGGCagggccggcggcggggcgcggcggcCGCCCGCTGGATTTCATGGCATCCCCGggctcccagcagagccagggggGGGAAATAACAAGGGTAATAATGAGATAATAAGGTGAGGCACAGCAGGCAGCGAGgggggggcagctcctgccGGGGCTCACCTCGGTGGGGAGGTAGGAGAGGAAGGGGATGTCCATCTTCTCGCACTGCGTGGTGAAGTCTCGGTACAGGGGGTCCGGGGAGCGTTTGGGGTAGAAGATGGTGGGCTCGTAGTCCTGCATGGTGGAGAGGCAGCGTTGGGGCTCGCTGGTGctcggggaggaggaggaggaggaggaggaggggaggaagataCCTACAAAGATCCGCAGGTGCCGCGCGCACACCAGCCCGATGGCACCGTTCTGCGCCGGGCCGCACACCACCAGCACCGTGGGCTGCTTCCGCGGGAGGGACGGCAGCGGGAAGGCCTGGGGGAGAGGAGCCGGGGGTGGCACCGGGGCACCCAGCCCCCCAAAAGGGCCCTGGGGTGGCACCCGGTGCCGGGGAGGTGGTAGGGAacaggggaagggggagcaggGATTGGGTGGAAAATGGCAtgtggtgggatggggatggggatcacggtgggatggggacagggaccaCGGTGGGGTGGGGACGGGGACCatggtgggatggggatggggactgtggtgggatggggatggggactgtggtgggatggggatggggaccaCGGTGGGACGGGGATGGTGACCATGGTGGGACGGGGACAGTGCCCGTGGTGGGACAGGGATGGTGCCCACAGCGGGACGGGGATGGTGCCCATGGTGGGACGGGGATGGTGACCATGGTGGATTGGGGATGGTGCCGTGGCTGGAGAGATGATTCCCACAATGGGATGGTGCAggtggtgggatggggatggtgcCATGGTGGGATGGAGACGATTCCCACAACGGGATGGGGATGGTGCCCGTGGTGGTATGAGGACAGTGCCCATGGTGGGACAGGGATGGTGCCCATGGTGGGGTGAGGACGGTGCCCGCAGCGGGCCGGGGCTCCCCGCCAGCCTGCTGGGAGGCGGCGGCGCTCCACATACCagcagcctgcccggggaggtTCTGTTTATCCATTGACAGATTTTTTCCTGCTCGCCGAGCTTGGCTCCCGCTTCAATCCAAACACCGGAGCCCCGAGAGGCAGCAGGGCCAGTTCGCAGCCGCTGCTGCTCTGGACACAGCCTCGCTCGCCCAGCCCTGGCCCTGCCTTTGGCTGCGGCCCCGAACGCATCTCCAGCTGCCTCGGGGCTCCTGGGGATGCGCTGGGGGCAGCCCGGGGAGGGGACGATGCTGGGGGGCCCTGGGGATGCTCTCCCCTCGTGGTACccgtgaggaggaggaggatgctcaCGGTGGAGCTGGGGATGCTGcgagctgggggtgccccggGGGAGAGGTTTGGGGCTGAGCCAGCCCCGCTGACCACCGACACCCAAATATTTTTTGCTCCTCGGGCAAAGTCCGTGCCCTTAAAAATGGGGAGGGCAGAGAGCGGCCCCGACGCCTCGAATGGAAAAGCTGAGCCAAGGGAGCAGAGCTCGCCGCCCCGCTGAGGCACGAAGCTGCCCCTGGTGCTGCGCCTCCACTGCCCGGAGCAtcgctgcttcctcctcctcctcctcctcctcctcctcgcaccCAGCTCGAGCATCCAGGCTCCCAGCATGAGCGGTGCCAGGTCACGATGAGCCCCCCTGGATGCTCCCCGGCACCCTCCTGCCTGCACGCACCTTCcctggggtgggatggggtgggacgGGATGGGGCCAGCAGCGAAGCCCCTGTCCcttttggggtgtccccagccctgctgcctccctcacCTTGGTGACGGCCACGGCACAGGCGTGTCCCCAGATCTCGATCAGCTGCTGCCGCCCGAAGCGGTaatcctccagcagctccttctcgATGGCCTCCGCCTCCGCCTTGCTGCGGGGAATGGGGCAGCAGTGAGGACGGGGACGTCCCCGGGGCGCTCACCGAGCCCCTTGGGGACCCCGCTCCATCCCCGGGGACACCCGCGGTTTGGGGAGAAATTGGGGACCAGATGAGCGTGGAAAGAGCCCCCTGCGCTTGCCACGTgcccagtttggggctggcagCGGTGCCGCGCGGGGTCGCGGCCGTTTTTTTGGGGCGAGGCACGGCCCTGGCAGCGTCCCCGGGCTCTCCGGGCTCTCGTGCTCTTACATAAAACCGAACAATGCCGCGGTTGTTCGCCCGCCGCCGAGCCCGGGAGCTGGCAGGGTCGGGGAGCCTGGGCTGGGCCAATAATTGCTCCCATCTGTTGGCTCACCTGCGCCGATGGGAACAGCGCGTGCCGCGGCCAGGCCCCCACCGCCGGGATTTTTTGGGGAGGGACGGGGAAATCGGAGCCCCGGGAGAAGCCAGCACCAAGCTCCCCAAAGCGCCGGGAGGAAAATTTACGgcccccggggagccccggcACGGTGCCGGtgccagcacccatgggtgccgtGGGACCGCGGGGTTCTGGAGGTGTCgggtgggagcagggggggTAATGGGATCGTTACACGATGGGATCCGGGGCTCTGATTTTGGGGGGCGCACCTCGCTTGGTCCAGGCTGTAGGAGGGGACGCTGGGGTGGTGCTacccaggagctggaggggatggggacggggtcCTGGGGGGTACCCTCTGC is a window from the Anas platyrhynchos isolate ZD024472 breed Pekin duck chromosome 29, IASCAAS_PekinDuck_T2T, whole genome shotgun sequence genome containing:
- the YJEFN3 gene encoding yjeF N-terminal domain-containing protein 3 isoform X1; this translates as MGGGWGGSGWGGGNRSRLPRAAPRSSGGAAPLPPLPQGSAGAPQVPVRPPPGPGSLWSRCPPLWSRYELRARPLPGAPPVSQQGGGGGHREGAAGGLPLRAAAADRDLGTRLCRGRHQAGAKLGEQEKICQWINRTSPGRLLAFPLPSLPRKQPTVLVVCGPAQNGAIGLVCARHLRIFDYEPTIFYPKRSPDPLYRDFTTQCEKMDIPFLSYLPTEVQLINDAYNAVVDAVLGAEAELGEGRGPCAGILATLKHVRIPIVSLDVPSGWDVEAGSSSGISPDVLVSLMAPKQCARRFLGRQHFVAGRFVPYDVQKKFELNPPEYPGTECVVPL
- the CILP2 gene encoding cartilage intermediate layer protein 2, yielding MGELPLALLALAALRCAGAPESLENDSEPGKSGAPGKPWKAAPSLADLDLDTAGGGAEWTSWFNIDHPGGDGDYESLEAIRFYYRGRVCERPVAIQARTTEWELPEDVGEVVHFSPKKGFRCVNKEQPQGKTCSNYHIRFLCPLEHIYWSHWSSWSPCSRSACGSSGTQTRQRRCVNAQVVAALKELKCKGKAVERRACSAGPCPEPTWTEWGAWGPCSRSCGSAGTRVRRRSCKNAKKLLCAGRPAEVQKCPPSPCPACPEHTLQGTVVSAAGAALPGARIYLEGRPPVLVARSDTRGNFHVAGVCEGTAANVSAHRDGFVPGLAPVISNGSGVSVARVTLQKLEKPYMVLHPKPKVRVAGQEVTFCCKASGTPVPKKYYWYHNGTLLDRKVHKYGSRLALRALVPEQAGTYHCKASTEAGAIRSAPAQLTVLAQGQQSCNPKPEPNLIELPAECRQDAKSSRYYDVGHCPPAPCAGSPADGKRCGAGARRCCGVRRMEVREIQCGGSVLPIKVVAECGCGPCAQPRVLVQGRVTAADTGEPLRFGQIFLGRKKIGFTGYQGSFTIEVPPDTQRLVARFVDRQQRFVDAVKVLPFNSRGGAVYQEVKMMRKKEPVELDAGRTNAIPLGEVGGQEPVGELVIPAGAFLRPSGEVFSGTVKASVTFLDPRDIATAGAASSDLSFANAEGEIVPLRTYGMFAVDFREGDSGEALQTGPVEVRMDAGQIRMAEHLKKMKLWSLNPETGLWEEEGVFRPAKERRGKREERTFLIGNMEIRERRLFNLDVPEDRRCFVKVRAYSNEKFNPYEQLEGVVISLINLEPQPGFPANPRAWGRFDSVVTGPNGACLPAFCDARRPDAYSAYLTATLGGEELEAVASSPKLNPNAVGVSQPYLNKLGYRRLDHDDPSFKKTAFQINVAKPDPNNIDETNGPVYPYRSLKECEEAPVSASHFRFYRVEVDKYEYNVVPFKESDLTSWTGDYLAWWPNPQEFRACFIKVRIEGPQEYMVRSRNVGGSHPRTRGQLYGLRDTRSVRDGLLENSSGACVEFKCSGMLYDQSLVDRTLVSIIPQGSCRRTAVNGLLRDYLARHPPVADTNNTAAFTMLAPVDPLGHNYGIYTVTDQNPRLAKEIAIGRCFDGTSDGFSREMKSDAGTAVTFTCQERPAGRESFFQRLLTSPAEALEEIRREMGAGELRRGAPPEVLDFASGVRALSPTPTRRTPSSRRRMGRTRAQQ
- the YJEFN3 gene encoding yjeF N-terminal domain-containing protein 3 isoform X3 — its product is MAAARSGGGGRTGTPPLNGTGVGERSGDADLGKAEAEAIEKELLEDYRFGRQQLIEIWGHACAVAVTKQRLRTGPAASRGSGVWIEAGAKLGEQEKICQWINRTSPGRLLAFPLPSLPRKQPTVLVVCGPAQNGAIGLVCARHLRIFDYEPTIFYPKRSPDPLYRDFTTQCEKMDIPFLSYLPTEVQLINDAYNAVVDAVLGAEAELGEGRGPCAGILATLKHVRIPIVSLDVPSGWDVEAGSSSGISPDVLVSLMAPKQCARRFLGRQHFVAGRFVPYDVQKKFELNPPEYPGTECVVPL
- the YJEFN3 gene encoding yjeF N-terminal domain-containing protein 3 isoform X2, with product MAAARSGGGGRTGTPPLNGTGVGERSGDADLGKAEAEAIEKELLEDYRFGRQQLIEIWGHACAVAVTKRIPRSPEAAGDAFGAAAKGRARAGRARLCPEQQRLRTGPAASRGSGVWIEAGAKLGEQEKICQWINRTSPGRLLAFPLPSLPRKQPTVLVVCGPAQNGAIGLVCARHLRIFDYEPTIFYPKRSPDPLYRDFTTQCEKMDIPFLSYLPTEVQLINDAYNAVVDAVLGAEAELGEGRGPCAGILATLKHVRIPIVSLDVPSGWDVEAGSSSGISPDVLVSLMAPKQCARRFLGRQHFVAGRFVPYDVQKKFELNPPEYPGTECVVPL
- the YJEFN3 gene encoding yjeF N-terminal domain-containing protein 3 isoform X4; translated protein: MAAARSGGGGRTGTPPLNGTGVGERSGDADLGKAEAEAIEKELLEDYRFGRQQLIEIWGHACAVAVTKAFPLPSLPRKQPTVLVVCGPAQNGAIGLVCARHLRIFDYEPTIFYPKRSPDPLYRDFTTQCEKMDIPFLSYLPTEVQLINDAYNAVVDAVLGAEAELGEGRGPCAGILATLKHVRIPIVSLDVPSGWDVEAGSSSGISPDVLVSLMAPKQCARRFLGRQHFVAGRFVPYDVQKKFELNPPEYPGTECVVPL